ATATCGATGCCGTACCAAAGGACGGGCGCCGACGCTGCGCTGATCTTTTCCCAGGCGGCATCGACGGCGGCCTGTATATTACCGGGGTTGCTGTCAAACGAATCGACCGACAACGGACGGGTGGGCGGCGTACAAGGTTCCCCAAATACGTTTTGGCGGACTTCAATATATACAGGTCGTTTAAAGCTGATCATTGCCGTGAGCGCCTCATCGATCCTGGCCGGCCCCGTTTCGTTGTCTTCTACCTGTACGGCCATGATGGTCGCGTACTTCATGGCCTCATAGTTGGACGAAAGGTCTCCCGTGCTGTGGTGGAACAGGATCCCCTTCGTGCGTTCCAGTTCCATGGAGGTGGTGCTGAGGGTGGGTCCGATGAGCACCATGGGCACCCGCTCGACGAGGCCGCCCGCAAAACAGTTCAGGATACTAAACGTGCCCACGCCGTACTGGACGCTACAGGCAGCGGCCCCGTTAAAACGGCCATAGCCGTCCGTGGCATAGCCCACCCCCAGTTCGTTGATGTTGGGGATGAGTTCGATGTCTTTGTCGTCAACCAGGGTTTCCAGGAAAATAGAGGCATAGTCCCCCGGGACCGAAAAGACGTGGCGGATGTGCAGTTCTTTCAGGCGATCCAATATGTAATTGGAAATGGTATAGCTCATGGTCAACCCTCCTGTATTTTGTCAAGGCAATTGGGTGTCATCGAGGATAGGGTGGCGCCCATCGCCGTGGCGGGTATACACCCTCCAAGGGCCCCGCACCCGCCCTGGGGCACCGGCATCAGCGCATAATCCTTGTCCAGCCAGGAAGGCCGGTCAAGGCCAAAGTATGTTTCGAGCATGGTCTCCGCCGTATCCAGGGCGCCCTCTACCCAGCCTTGTCCGATGGAATAGGCTTCTCCCACCACGAAAACGTCGTTCCCTTCGAAGGGTTTCAGCATTTGCCACATGATCTCATCAAGGCGATAGCCGGCTTTCCATTCGTGCCAGCCGCCGCCGTAGGGGTCGTCGCTCCAGTCGTGGTAAACGGCCGCGTAAGGCGGAGGGACTTCCTGCTGCGCGTGGACTTCGGCAAGCTGCCTGCCGGCGATCAGGACCATTTCTTCGGTCGGCTGATGGGGAAGGGGCAACACCATCGACTTTACGTTGTCCTCTATGCAGGAGGGACGGTACCCGGTAAAGGGCTCCCCCCGTTCGAGGCCTTTCCAGAATGGCACGGTGCTGATGTCGTTGTAAGACGCCATCAGGAGGGAATTCAGCCAGGGCTTGCCTCCCTTTTGTTCCGATTCCGTACCGAAGTAGTACACCTGTCTGACCGGGAGGTCGGTGACGGACCGGCCCGCCACGAGTCCCAGGGTGCGCCACCACGGCCGCTCATACGCAAGGAAAAGCTTGAAGGCGCTTTGGATCAGAACCGATTTGAGATTGGACTTAAACTGCTTGTCTTCGAAGAGCGGGCTTTTGATGAGCTCCAGCGAACGGCGGGGAAGCCCAAGGATGATTTTGTTGGCATAAGCGACGCGCGTTGTGCCAGGTATCATCGTTGTTTTGCCGTTGGTCGTCTCCGTTAGCCGGAAAACGAGCTTGTATTTGTACCCGTTGGTGTCGCTGGTTTGGATTTCCGTCAGGGCATGGTTGAGGAAAAGCCGTTCTTCTTTTTCGGTGACACCGCGCATTTGTTCGAACTGCTCTGCCAGCCGTATCGGCAACTGGTCGTAGCCGTCCTTTAGCGTCAGGAACTGCGTCTCGTCGCTGTATTCGGTGGCGGGCAGTTGTGTGACTGCGTTGGCATTGGCCACGTTGGCGTCGTACCCGCCCGCGTCTTTCATAAAACGATACCCCTCACCGCTCAGGACGCGGTACATCAGGTCCCAGAACCCGTATTGCCAGAGCTCTTTGCCAAAGACCTTGAGCTGCATCTGCTGGCAAAGAGAGAGGTTTTGCATATTGGGGGCGAGATAGTTCATGACCTGCACCTGCAAATTGGTCGGGCCCAGGCCTCGTTCCAAATGAGAAAGGTTATAGGGCACCTTTTCGGGATCCGCCAGCTCATGGAGGCGAAGGTGTTTGCCGCGGAGGTAAAAAAGGTTACAGTTAGAGCCTACGGGTTTGGGTGCGCCCATCGGGAAGTCTTTTGTCTCCAGACCCAGGTGGGCAACGAGTCCGGCCACCATTTTGTGTTGGGAAGGGATATACCGCATCCCGCCGACTTCCGCCTTTACGTTGGGTAAACCCGGGAGGGTTACCGTATACAGACGGCCGCCGATGCGGTTGCTGTATTCAAAGAGCGCGATGCGTTGTTTGTTGCCAAACTGGTGCTGCAGCCTCCATGCGCTATACGCGCCGGAACAGCCCGCGCCGATGACGGCGACGTCAAGTTGTAAGGTGTCCATGGGGTTAAGTTACTGTGCTTTCTTATCCCCACCCCCCGTAAAAAGACGGGTTTTTGTACAAACACTTCTACGGGCTTATACGGCCGACTGCGTGACACCAAGTCGACGTGGCTCTACACGGCCATTGCAACCCATAGGGTAACTTGCACTGTCATGATCCGTATCCTACTCTGCTTTCTTCTGGTCACCGTAAGTATCTTTTCGGTAAAAGCGCAATGTCCTGCCGCCTCCAGCCTGGTCGTTAATTCTATTACGGCGACTCAAAGCAGTTGCCAGGCCTCCGGTACGATAACCGTACTGGCCTCCGGAGGAGCGACGCCTTATACCTATACGATCATTGCCGGACCGTCGACAGCTCCGGCGCAATCGTCCAACGTGTTTTCGTCTTTGGTCCCGGGTGCATATTCCGTAAAGGTGACCGATAATTGCAATACCTCCGATACGGTCTCCGTTACGGTGACGGGCAGCTATACCATTCCGTCGCCGGCGGCGACCACCCAATCGCCAACCTGCCCGGGCGGCAGTGACGGATCGCTAACGGTCGCCGTGACCGGTGGCGTTGGTCCGTTTTCCTATTCGTTGATCAGCCCATCTCCCGTGACCGCGGGTCCGCAAACAAGCAATGTGTTCACCAATCTGGCGCCCGGCAGTTATACTTACCGGGTGTCGGACTCCTGCGGCAATTTTCAGACCCGGACCGTCACCCTTGCCGCCGCCAGCGCGGAGTCTATGTCTGTTTTTGGAATTCTGTCAGCCATATCCTGTGACTCATTTTCCCTTGAGATATTAACGGGCGTGCCTGGTAGTAGACCGCCGTATACCGTTTCGGTCACGTTACCCGATGGACGGGTGCTGTCCCAGGTGTTCACGGGCGCGCCGGGCACCGTTACCTTTAACTTCCATTTTCACCACATTTATGGCAATAACGAGCTGGTGAGCTATAGCATAACCGATAATTGCGGTTCCCAACAAGGGTCGTCTTTAAACTTGAAGACATACCTGGACATTGGAGTCAGCTCCGTACCACCGGTGGGCTGCGGGGGACAATATTCGTATTTATTCGGTACACCTATTCTTTGCGGGACACCAACCTATACCCTGATCAGCCCGTCGGGTACCGTTCTGGCAACCCAGACAAGCAATTGGTTTTCTGGCTTTCCGCCCGGTAACGGGTATAAACTCGTCCGGCAGGAATGTTGTAGTTCGGATACCGTATCATTTAATTGGGCAGCCCCGCCCGGGTTTCACTTTTCGGGCGTTCAGGTGGCGTCATACAGCACCTGCAGGGAGGGGACCGCGGCGATAATTTTAACCACGAACATTGCGGATCTGAGTTATATCATCATCGCTTCCGGTGCGCCATCGATGACACTTGCCGATGGCACGGTGCATACCTTTTCGTACCCGGATACCCTTACAACCGACATGAGCAATGCCGGGTACCTGGATGAATTTCCCGTCGGCACCTATAAATTCTATGCCGTGAGCACCTGCGGGGAGAAGGACAGCATTACCGTGACCGTACAGGCTTCCGATTTGCGCCATGATACCTTTTTGGCTACGATGAAAGCTGGTTGCAGCGGTAACAATGAGATCACGATGCAAGTAACGTCAACTGCCGGTGAGTGGGGCGTTAATTCTGCTTCCATTTATGTCAATTCGGCGCACTACGCAGACATTAACAGCTATTCCTATTCCTCCACCGACGGTGGCCTGCCCGGCGGCACCTATTATCTGTCTTATAATTATAGTAACCTTTTTGGGAGTAACGGGACTTATCTTCCCGGGCTGGACGGCAGTTGCGACGTTCTCCGGGACACGATCAACATTCCCGCGTACACACAACCCAGTTTTTCCACCCTGCCGGCCATTGCCAACTGCGGCACTACACGGAACGTGGCCTTGCTGCCCGACAGCGCCAGCGGGGTTCAACCCTACACGTTCCAGATGATTTCCCCGACAGCGTCTGCTGTTCAGTCGACACCGGTATTCGACGGCCTGACGGCAGGGACCTATACTTTTGAAATGTCCGACGCCTGTGGCAACAGTTATTCGAGCAATGTGTCCGTCAATACCCTGGCCCCGCCCGTGGTGACGGTCACGGGCGGCACCTGCGCAGGGGGGGCGGCGACCTTTTCCCTCCCCGCCAGCCCCTTCTACAGCTATACCTGGCAACACCCCGACGGCAGCACGAGTACCGGGAACTCGCTCTTGATCAACCCGGTGACGGCCACGGATACGGGTGCATACCAGATATCCCTGACCAGCGTGATCGGCGGGTGCACCAGCACCAGCAGCACGAGCGTGAGCCTGGAATTCTGCACGGTGCTGGCCGAGTCGTTGCTGACCTTCACCGGTCAGTACAACGGCGGTGTTGTGCAACTCAACTGGCAAAGCGCCATCGAAACGAACCTGGCCTACTATGTCGTGGAACGAAGCACGGACGGTATCAATTTTACGCCCCTGTGGGAGGTAACAGCCAAGAACGGGACGATGAACAGTTATGCAACGACGGACGCGCACCCGCCTTCGGGGGTAGTTTACTACCGGTTGCAGATGGTGGAAGCCGGCGGGACAGTCCATTACAGTCAAGTGATCTCCGTGAGCAGCGCCGTTTTATATACGGTATACCCCCGCCTGTTCACCGGCGCCGGACCCGTGACTGTAACCTACCCCAAAGCAGACGGGAATGGGCTGGTCAAAGTGGTGAGCGTGGATGGCCGGATATGGCTTGCCAGGAATATAGCTGCCGGAACAACGGCGACGAGCCTTGAGTTGGGGGCGCTCCCCATGGGTGTTTATTTCGTTGTTTTTAACGGAAACGCCACGGAGGTTATAAAGGAATGACCGGTTCAAGGGGCGTTTTGTCCGTTTTGGGCGCTGCGGGGGGTAAATGATGCCCCCCCGCAGTACCTTTGCCGGGTGAGTTTGCAACGTCTTATAAGAAGGTTGATCCTGGCGACCCTGGTACTTGCGCTTCTGCTTGCTACATATGCCCTTTCCTTTGTGGCCGTATTCAAGCTGGGCCGCGGCGCGGGTGTCCAGTCCGCCATCATCGTGGGGGTGCGGACGACGATCATCGGCATGATCAACATCGGCGTCTTCCTTTTTTGCCAGCGATACGTCCGGTGGAGCGAACGCAAGAAAAGAACGCTGCGCTACCTGGCCACCGCGGTCCTCAGTTTTTGCCTATCCATTTTGACAGACTGGGTCTTTTTCACCTGGACGTCTCGTGGTAGTACGGGCAATTGGCATTTCTATCACGAATTTCCCAGCATCGTTTTGCAAG
This sequence is a window from Dinghuibacter silviterrae. Protein-coding genes within it:
- a CDS encoding flavin monoamine oxidase family protein; this translates as MDTLQLDVAVIGAGCSGAYSAWRLQHQFGNKQRIALFEYSNRIGGRLYTVTLPGLPNVKAEVGGMRYIPSQHKMVAGLVAHLGLETKDFPMGAPKPVGSNCNLFYLRGKHLRLHELADPEKVPYNLSHLERGLGPTNLQVQVMNYLAPNMQNLSLCQQMQLKVFGKELWQYGFWDLMYRVLSGEGYRFMKDAGGYDANVANANAVTQLPATEYSDETQFLTLKDGYDQLPIRLAEQFEQMRGVTEKEERLFLNHALTEIQTSDTNGYKYKLVFRLTETTNGKTTMIPGTTRVAYANKIILGLPRRSLELIKSPLFEDKQFKSNLKSVLIQSAFKLFLAYERPWWRTLGLVAGRSVTDLPVRQVYYFGTESEQKGGKPWLNSLLMASYNDISTVPFWKGLERGEPFTGYRPSCIEDNVKSMVLPLPHQPTEEMVLIAGRQLAEVHAQQEVPPPYAAVYHDWSDDPYGGGWHEWKAGYRLDEIMWQMLKPFEGNDVFVVGEAYSIGQGWVEGALDTAETMLETYFGLDRPSWLDKDYALMPVPQGGCGALGGCIPATAMGATLSSMTPNCLDKIQEG
- a CDS encoding SprB repeat-containing protein → MIRILLCFLLVTVSIFSVKAQCPAASSLVVNSITATQSSCQASGTITVLASGGATPYTYTIIAGPSTAPAQSSNVFSSLVPGAYSVKVTDNCNTSDTVSVTVTGSYTIPSPAATTQSPTCPGGSDGSLTVAVTGGVGPFSYSLISPSPVTAGPQTSNVFTNLAPGSYTYRVSDSCGNFQTRTVTLAAASAESMSVFGILSAISCDSFSLEILTGVPGSRPPYTVSVTLPDGRVLSQVFTGAPGTVTFNFHFHHIYGNNELVSYSITDNCGSQQGSSLNLKTYLDIGVSSVPPVGCGGQYSYLFGTPILCGTPTYTLISPSGTVLATQTSNWFSGFPPGNGYKLVRQECCSSDTVSFNWAAPPGFHFSGVQVASYSTCREGTAAIILTTNIADLSYIIIASGAPSMTLADGTVHTFSYPDTLTTDMSNAGYLDEFPVGTYKFYAVSTCGEKDSITVTVQASDLRHDTFLATMKAGCSGNNEITMQVTSTAGEWGVNSASIYVNSAHYADINSYSYSSTDGGLPGGTYYLSYNYSNLFGSNGTYLPGLDGSCDVLRDTINIPAYTQPSFSTLPAIANCGTTRNVALLPDSASGVQPYTFQMISPTASAVQSTPVFDGLTAGTYTFEMSDACGNSYSSNVSVNTLAPPVVTVTGGTCAGGAATFSLPASPFYSYTWQHPDGSTSTGNSLLINPVTATDTGAYQISLTSVIGGCTSTSSTSVSLEFCTVLAESLLTFTGQYNGGVVQLNWQSAIETNLAYYVVERSTDGINFTPLWEVTAKNGTMNSYATTDAHPPSGVVYYRLQMVEAGGTVHYSQVISVSSAVLYTVYPRLFTGAGPVTVTYPKADGNGLVKVVSVDGRIWLARNIAAGTTATSLELGALPMGVYFVVFNGNATEVIKE